The following proteins are encoded in a genomic region of Primulina huaijiensis isolate GDHJ02 chromosome 3, ASM1229523v2, whole genome shotgun sequence:
- the LOC140974451 gene encoding cullin-3A-like: MSGPKKRNFQIEAFKHRVVVDPKYADKTWAILEHAIHEIYNHNASGLSFEELYRNAYNMVLHKYGDKLYSGLVSTMTKHLKKLAESIEAAQGDTFLEELNRKWTEHNKALQMIRDILMYMDRTYIPSMRKIPVHELGLNLWRDNVLHSSKIQTRLQDTLLELVQHERNGDVINRGLMRNITKMLIDLGPSVYHENFEKPFLDVSANFYGVESQQLIENCDCGDYLKKADKRLNEEIDRVSHYLDARSESKITNVVEKELIESHMHRLVHMENSGLVCMIVDEKFEDLGRMYSLFQRVANGLTLIKDVMTSHIRETGKDLISDPERLKEPLNFVEELLNRKDRFDKIISLAFNNDKIFQNALNSSFEYFINLNPRSPEFISLFVDDKLRNGLKKDKEDDIETVLDKVMILFRYLQEKDVFEKYYKQHLAKRLLSGKTASDDAERSLIVKLKTECGYQFTSKLEGMFTDMKTSQDTMQEFHAAMGAELTDGPTLSVQVLTTGSWPTQSISTCNLPSEILGVCDKFRTYYLGTHSGRRLTWQTNMGSAVLGATFGNVQKELSVSTYQMCILMLFNNSDCLSYKEIEQATEIPPSDLKRCLQSLACVKGKIIIKKEPMSKDIGEDDTFFFNDKFTSKLYRVKIGTVVAQKESEPEKQETRQRVEEDRKPQIEAAIVRIMKSRRVLDHNNIVSEVTKQLQPRFLPNPVVIKKRIESLIEREFLERDKTDRKMYRYLA; this comes from the exons ATGAGCGGACCGAAGAAGAGGAATTTTCAGATTGAGGCGTTTAAGCATCGGGTGGTGGTGGACCCAAAGTACGCGGACAAGACTTGGGCTATTCTGGAGCACGCGATTCACGAGATTTACAATCACAATGCTAGTGGTCTCAGCTTTGAGGAGTTGTACAG GAATGCATATAATATGGTCTTGCACAAATATGGAGATAAGCTCTATTCCGGCCTTGTCTCTACTATgactaaacatttaaaaaaattagctgAGTCTATAGAGGCTGCTCAAGGTGATACATTTCTCGAGGAGCTCAATCGGAAATGGACCGAGCATAACAAGGCATTGCAAATGATCAGGGACATATTAATGTACATGGACAGAACTTACATACCAAGTATGCGTAAGATTCCTGTTCACGAGCTTGGGTTGAATTTATGGAGAGACAATGTTCTCCACTCTAGCAAGATCCAAACACGGCTTCAAGACACTCTTCTTGAACTCGTGCAACATGAGAGGAACGGTGATGTTATTAATAGAGGTCTAATGAGGAATATAACCAAAATGCTAATTGATTTGGGTCCTTCAGTGTACCATGAAAACTTTGAAAAGCCGTTCCTCGATGTATCAGCCAATTTTTATGGTGTGGAGTCTCAACAGCTTATTGAGAACTGTGATTGTGGGGATTATCTGAAGAAAGCTGATAAACGTCTTAATGAAGAGATAGACAGAGTATCACATTACTTGGATGCAAGAAGTGAATCCAAAATAACCAATGTGGTAGAAAAAGAGTTGATTGAAAGCCACATGCATAGATTAGTTCACATGGAGAACTCTGGCTTGGTCTGTATGATCGTGGATGAAAAGTTCGAGGATTTGGGGAGAATGTACAGTTTGTTTCAGAGAGTGGCAAATGGACTCACATTAATCAAAGATGTCATGACTTCACATATTCGAGAAACTGGAAAGGATCTAATTTCTGATCCAGAAAGGTTGAAGGAACCTCTTAATTTTGTTGAAGAGCTTTTGAATAGAAAGGACAGATTTGACAAGATCATCAGCTTAGCTTTCAATAACGACAAAATATTCCAGAATGCTTTGAATTCTTCCTTTGAGTATTTCATAAATCTTAATCCACGATCTCCTGAATTCATTTCTTTGTTTGTGGACGACAAGCTTCGAAATGGGTTAAAAAAGGACAAGGAAGATGATATAGAGACTGTATTGGATAAAGTGATGATTCTTTTTCGCTACCTCCAAGAGAAAGATGTTTTCGAGAAGTACTACAAGCAGCATTTGGCAAAGAGGCTTCTTTCAGGGAAAACTGCATCTGATGATGCAGAGAGAAGCTTGATTGTAAAGCTCAAAACCGAATGTGGCTATCAGTTCACCTCAAAGCTGGAAGGAATGTTTACTGATATGAAGACTTCTCAAGATACAATGCAGGAGTTTCATGCTGCCATGGGTGCTGAGCTAACCGACGGACCGACACTTTCAGTTCAGGTCCTTACTACTGGATCGTGGCCAACTCAATCCATCTCAACTTGCAATCTTCCTTCAGAAATCCTCGGAGTCTGCGATAAGTTCAGGACATACTATCTTGGAACTCATTCAGGGCGTAGATTGACGTGGCAAACTAACATGGGCAGTGCTGTTTTGGGTGCAACATTTGGAAATGTCCAAAAGGAGCTTAGCGTGTCCACTTATCAAATGTGCATCCTTATGCTATTCAATAACTCCGATTGCCTAAGTTACAAAGAAATAGAGCAAGCTACTGAGATTCCGCCCTCGGATTTGAAGAGGTGCTTGCAGTCATTAGCTTGTGTCAAGGGGaaaattatcattaaaaaaGAACCAATGAGCAAAGATATTGGTGAGGACGACACCTTTTTCTTTAATGATAAATTCACGTCCAAATTGTACAGGGTAAAGATAGGCACTGTTGTTGCACAAAAGGAGTCTGAACCTGAGAAGCAGGAGACGCGACAAAGAGTGGAAGAGGACAGAAAACCTCAGATCGAAGCAGCCATTGTGAGGATCATGAAGTCGAGACGGGTGCTAGATCACAACAACATTGTATCAGAGGTTACTAAACAACTACAACCACGATTCCTCCCGAATCCAGTTGTTATCAAGAAACGAATTGAATCTCTAATCGAGCGTGAGTTTTTGGAGAGGGACAAAACGGATAGGAAGATGTATCGTTACCTAGCTTGA
- the LOC140974452 gene encoding tubulin alpha chain: protein MRECISIHIGQAGIQVGNACWELYCLEHGIKPDGQMPGDKTVGGGDDAFNTFFSETGAGKHVPRAVFLDLEPTVIDEVRTGAYRQLFHPEQLISGKEDAANNFARGHYTIGKEIVDLCLDRIRKLADNCTGLQGFLVFHAVGGGTGSGLGSLLLERLSVDYGKKSKLGFTIYPSPQVSTAVVEPYNSVLSTHSLLEHTDVAVLLDNEAIYDICRKSLDIERPTYTNLNRLISQVISSLTASLRFDGALNVDVNEFQTNLVPYPRIHFMLSSYAPVISAEKAYHEQLSVAEITNTAFEPSSMMVKCDPRHGKYMACCLMYRGDVVPKDVNAAVATIKTKRTIQFVDWCPTGFKCGINYQPPTVVPGGDLAKVQRAVCMISNSTSVAEVFSRIDIKFDLMYSKRAFVHWYVGEGMEEGEFSEAREDLAALEKDYEEVGAESGEGEDEDNDDY from the exons ATGAGGGAATGCATCTCGATCCACATTGGCCAGGCTGGTATTCAAGTGGGAAATGCTTGCTGGGAGCTCTACTGCCTTGAACATGGCATTAAG CCTGATGGACAAATGCCCGGTGATAAAACTGTTGGGGGTGGGGATGATGCCTTCAACACTTTCTTCAGCGAAACAGGAGCAGGAAAGCATGTGCCTCGTGCAGTATTTCTAGATCTCGAGCCAACTGTTATCGATGAGGTGCGCACTGGTGCATATCGCCAGCTATTCCATCCTGAACAGCTGATTAGCGGCAAGGAAGATGCTGCCAACAACTTTGCTAGAGGACACTACACTATTGGCAAAGAAATCGTGGATCTATGCCTTGATAGGATCCGCAAGCTTGCTGATAACTGCACTGGTTTGCAAGgatttcttgtttttcatgctGTGGGTGGTGGTACGGGATCTGGGCTTGGATCTCTATTGCTCGAGAGGTTGTCTGTTGACTATGGCAAGAAGTCCAAATTGGGTTTTACAATTTACCCATCTCCCCAGGTCTCGACAGCTGTCGTAGAGCCATACAATTCTGTTCTTTCTACACATTCACTTTTAGAACACACTGATGTTGCTGTGCTGCTTGATAACGAGGCTATCTATGATATTTGCCGGAAATCGCTAGACATCGAGAGGCCTACTTATACAAATTTGAACAGGCTAATTTCTCAG GTGATCTCTTCTTTGACTGCCTCCTTGCGTTTTGATGGGGCACTGAACGTGGATGTGAATGAGTTCCAAACCAACTTGGTCCCATACCCTAGAATTCACTTCATGCTTTCATCCTATGCCCCGGTGATCTCAGCTGAGAAAGCATACCATGAGCAACTCTCTGTTGCCGAAATCACAAACACAGCATTTGAACCATCATCCATGATGGTAAAGTGTGATCCACGCCATGGGAAGTATATGGCCTGCTGCCTGATGTACAGGGGTGATGTCGTCCCCAAGGACGTTAATGCTGCTGTTGCAACAATCAAAACAAAGAGGACTATCCAATTTGTGGACTGGTGCCCAACTGGTTTCAAATGTGGCATCAACTACCAGCCTCCAACAGTTGTGCCAGGTGGCGACTTGGCTAAGGTGCAGAGGGCTGTCTGCATGATTTCCAACTCGACCAGTGTTGCTGAGGTGTTCTCGAGGATTGATATTAAGTTCGATCTGATGTATTCTAAGCGTGCATTTGTGCATTGGTATGTTGGTGAAGGAATGGAGGAAGGTGAGTTTTCTGAGGCTAGGGAGGATTTGGCTGCACTTGAGAAGGATTATGAAGAAGTCGGGGCTGAGTCCGGGGAGGGAGAAGACGAAGACAATGATGATTACTAG
- the LOC140974453 gene encoding ABC transporter B family member 19, producing MAEAAEGKAMPESEKKEQSLSFYQLFSFADKYDYVLMISGSVGAIIHGSSMPVFFLLFGEMVNGFGKNQMDLPKMTHEVSKYALYFVYLGLIVCISSYGEIACWMYSGERQVGALRKKYLEAVLKQDVGFFDTDARTGDIVFSVSTDTLLVQDAISEKVGNFIHYLSTFLAGLVVGFVCSWRLALLSVAVIPGIAFAGGLYAYTLTGLTSKSRESYASAGIIAEQSIAQVRTVYSYVGEAKALSSYSDLIQNTLKLGYKAGMAKGLGLGCTYGIACMSWALVFWYAGVFIRNGQTDGGKAFTAIFSAIVGGMSLGQSFSNLGAFSKGKAAGYKLMEIMKQKPTIVPDAADAKCLTDVNGNIEFNNVTFSYPSRPDVLIFKDFSIFFPAGKTMAVVGGSGSGKSTVVSLIERFYDPNQGAILLDGEDIKTLQLRWLRNQIGLVNQEPALFATTILENILYGKPDATMVEVEAAASAANAHSYIALLPNGYNTQVGERGVQISGGQKQRIAIARAMLKDPKILLLDEATSALDAGSESIVQEALDRLMVGRTTVVIAHRISTIRNVDSIAVIKQGQVVETGTHEELIAKAGAYASLIRFQEMVGNRDFSNPSTRRTRSSRLSHSLSTKSLSLRSGSLRNLSYSYSTGADGRIEMISNAETERKSPAPAGYFCRLLKLNAPEWPYSIMGAVGSVLSGFIGPTFAIVMSNMIEVFYYRNPAVMERKTKEYVFIYIGAGLYAVVAYLIQHYFFSIMGENLTTRVRRMMLAAILRNEVGWFDEEENNSSLLASRLATDAADVKSAIAERISVILQNMTSLLTSFIVAFIVEWRVSLLILSTFPLLVLANFAQQLSLKGFAGDTATAHAKTSMIAGEGVSNIRTVAAFNAQEKILSLFHHQLRVPQRQSLRRSQCSGFLFGLSQLALYASEALILWYGAHLVSKGVSTFSKVIKVFVVLVITANSVAETVSLAPEIIRGGEAVGSVFSILDRPTRIDPDDSEAEMVESIRGEIELRHVDFAYPSRPDVIIFKDFSLRIRAGQSQALVGASGSGKSSVIALIERFYDPMSGKVMIDGKDIRRLNLKSLRLKIGLVQQEPALFASSILENIAYGREGATEAEVIEAARAANVHTFVSGLPEGYKTPVGERGVQLSGGQKQRIAIARAVLKNPSILLLDEATSALDAESECVLQEALERLMRGRTTILVAHRLSTIRGVDSIGVIQDGRIVEQGSHSDLISRPDGAYARLLQLQNHRM from the exons ATGGCGGAAGCTGCCGAGGGGAAAGCAATGCCAGAGTCCGAGAAGAAGGAGCAGAGCCTGTCATTTTACCAGCTGTTTTCATTTGCTGATAAGTATGATTATGTTCTGATGATCTCTGGCAGCGTCGGAGCCATTATTCACGGGTCTTCGATGCCTGTTTTCTTTCTACTGTTTGGGGAGATGGTCAATGGTTTTGGCAAGAACCAAATGGATTTGCCCAAGATGACCCACGAAGTTTCCAAG TATGCTCTGTACTTCGTCTACCTTGGATTGATTGTGTGCATCTCTTCTTATGGAG aAATTGCTTGTTGGATGTACTCTGGGGAAAGACAAGTGGGTGCATTGAGGAAGAAATACTTGGAAGCGGTTCTGAAACAAGATGTGGGATTCTTCGACACAGACGCAAGAACAGGGGACATTGTATTTAGTGTCTCCACAGATACACTCCTTGTCCAAGATGCCATTAGCGAGAAG GTTGGTAATTTCATTCATTATCTGTCAACATTTTTGGCGGGATTGGTGGTCGGTTTTGTGTGTTCATGGAGGCTAGCTCTACTCAGTGTGGCTGTGATTCCTGGAATCGCTTTTGCCGGAGGTTTATATGCGTATACCCTCACGGGACTCACCTCCAAGAGCCGCGAATCCTATGCAAGTGCTGGTATAATCGCGGAGCAG TCGATTGCACAAGTGAGGACTGTTTATTCTTATGTTGGTGAGGCGAAGGCCTTGAGTTCGTATTCGGATTTAATACAAAATACGCTGAAGTTGGGTTACAAGGCTGGAATGGCGAAAGGGCTGGGATTAGGATGTACATACGGTATAGCGTGCATGTCGTGGGCTCTTGTTTTCTGGTACGCTGGTGTTTTTATTCGAAACGGGCAGACGGATGGTGGCAAGGCATTCACTGCTATTTTCTCCGCCATTGTTGGTGGCAT GAGTTTGGGGCAGTCCTTTTCTAATCTGGGAGCGTTCAGTAAAGGTAAAGCCGCTGGATACAAGTTGATGGAGATAATGAAGCAAAAGCCGACCATTGTTCCAGACGCGGCAGATGCAAAGTGTTTGACCGATGTTAATGGAAACATTGAGTTTAATAATGTAACTTTTAGCTATCCATCTAGACCCGATGTTctaatcttcaaagatttctccaTTTTCTTTCCCGCTGGAAAAACAATGGCAGTAGTTGGCGGTAGTGGTTCCGGGAAAAGCACTGTAGTTTCCTTGATAGAAAGATTCTATGATCCGAATCAGG GAGCAATTTTGCTAGATGGCGAGGACATCAAGACGCTGCAGCTCAGGTGGCTTCGGAATCAAATTGGTTTGGTGAACCAAGAACCAGCACTCTTTGCGACCACAATTCTTGAAAACATTCTCTATGGAAAACCTGACGCGACCATGGTAGAAGTGGAAGCTGCTGCCTCGGCTGCTAATGCTCACAGCTATATCGCTTTGCTCCCAAACGGCTACAATACTCAG GTTGGAGAACGTGGTGTTCAAATCTCTGGTGGCCAGAAACAAAGAATAGCTATTGCCAGAGCTATGCTGAAGGACCCGAAGATTCTTCTGCTTGACGAAGCGACCAGTGCGTTAGATGCGGGCTCGGAAAGCATAGTTCAGGAGGCTTTGGATCGTCTGATGGTGGGGAGAACTACGGTAGTCATCGCCCATCGAATCTCGACAATAAGAAATGTTGACTCTATCGCAGTTATAAAGCAAGGGCAAGTTGTCGAAACTGGAACACATGAAGAACTCATTGCCAAAGCTGGGGCATATGCTTCCTTGATTCGATTCCAAGAAATGGTAGGAAATAGGGATTTTTCAAACCCATCAACTCGTCGAACACGCTCGTCTCGGCTGAGCCATTCATTGTCAACTAAATCTCTCAGCCTCCGTTCAGGGAGTTTAAGAAATTTGAGCTACTCCTACAGCACAGGCGCCGATGGTCGTATAGAGATGATATCAAATGCTGAAACGGAAAGGAAAAGTCCAGCGCCAGCTGGGTATTTCTGCCGACTGCTTAAGCTAAATGCTCCCGAGTGGCCTTACTCAATCATGGGCGCAGTAGGATCAGTTCTTTCTGGGTTCATTGGTCCTACATTTGCCATCGTTATGAGTAATATGATTGAGGTGTTCTATTATAGAAATCCAGCCGTCATGGAACGAAAAACGAAGGAGTATGTTTTCATATATATTGGAGCGGGCCTTTATGCCGTTGTTGCATATCTAATTCAGCACTACTTCTTCAGTATCATGGGAGAGAACCTTACCACCCGAGTGAGGCGGATGATGCTTGCGG cGATCTTGAGGAATGAAGTTGGCTGGTTCGACGAGGAGGAGAACAATTCCAGCCTTCTTGCATCCCGTTTAGCCACCGATGCTGCGGACGTAAAATCAGCCATAGCCGAGAGGATATCGGTGATACTACAGAACATGACTTCTCTTCTTACATCTTTCATTGTTGCCTTCATAGTCGAATGGAGGGTCTCACTGCTGATACTTTCCACATTTCCTCTTCTAGTCCTTGCAAATTTTGCCCAG CAACTGTCTCTCAAAGGATTTGCTGGAGACACCGCTACGGCGCATGCGAAAACTAGTATGATTGCTGGTGAAGGGGTAAGCAACATTAGGACAGTCGCGGCATTCAATGCCCAAGAAAAAATCCTATCATTGTTTCACCATCAACTACGTGTCCCTCAACGTCAAAGCCTACGTCGCAGCCAATGCTCGGGTTTTCTATTCGGTCTCTCTCAGCTTGCCCTTTATGCATCCGAAGCTTTAATCTTATGGTATGGCGCACACCTTGTCAGCAAAGGAGTCTCTACGTTTTCTAAGGTCATTAAGGTGTTTGTAGTCTTGGTCATCACTGCCAATTCCGTTGCTGAAACCGTGAGCCTTGCTCCCGAAATAATAAGGGGTGGAGAGGCTGTTGGTTCCGTTTTCTCGATTCTTGATCGTCCCACAAGGATAGATCCGGACGATTCTGAAGCGGAGATGGTTGAGTCCATTCGTGGTGAGATTGAGCTGCGTCATGTCGACTTTGCTTATCCATCTCGGCCGGATGTGATCATTTTTAAGGACTTTAGCCTAAGAATTCGAGCCGGGCAGAGCCAGGCTCTTGTTGGTGCAAGCGGATCAGGGAAGAGTTCTGTAATTGCATTGATAGAGCGATTTTACGACCCCATGTCTGGGAAAGTTATGATCGATGGAAAAGATATCAGGAGATTAAACTTGAAGTCTCTTCGTCTCAAAATCGGTTTGGTGCAGCAAGAACCGGCACTTTTCGCGTCAAGCATTCTCGAGAACATAGCTTACGGAAGAGAAGGAGCAACCGAGGCAGAAGTGATCGAAGCAGCACGAGCAGCGAACGTGCACACATTCGTCAGTGGATTACCCGAAGGTTACAAAACTCCAGTCGGTGAACGAGGTGTGCAGCTCTCTGGAGGACAGAAACAACGCATTGCCATAGCACGGGCCGTTCTTAAAAACCCGTCTATACTTCTGCTCGACGAGGCCACAAGTGCCCTTGACGCCGAGTCTGAGTGCGTGCTGCAAGAAGCCCTCGAAAGGCTTATGAGAGGGCGAACCACCATTCTCGTCGCCCATCGGTTATCTACAATACGCGGGGTGGACAGCATCGGTGTCATTCAAGATGGGCGAATCGTAGAGCAAGGTAGCCATAGCGACCTAATCAGTCGACCCGATGGCGCCTATGCGAGACTCCTACAACTACAGAACCATCGAATGTGA
- the LOC140972387 gene encoding transcription factor PRE1-like: MSGRRSRQPSSSNTRITDEQIIELVSKLHQLLPEIRNSTRRSNKASANKVLEETCNYIRNLNKEVDDLSQRLSQLLSTIEVNSPEAAIIRSLI; this comes from the exons ATGTCCGGGAGAAGGTCGAGGCAGCCGAGCAGCTCGAACACGAGGATAACAGATGAACAGATAATTGAACTTGTGTCCAAATTGCATCAACTCCTTCCGGAGATTCGCAACAGTACTAGGCGCTCCAACAAG GCATCAGCTAATAAGGTGCTTGAGGAGACTTGCAACTATATCAGAAACCTCAACAAAGAAGTGGATGATTTGAGCCAGAGGCTATCCCAGCTGCTGTCTACTATAGAAGTTAACAGCCCGGAGGCCGCAATAATTAGGAGTTTAATTTAA
- the LOC140974454 gene encoding uncharacterized protein At5g39865-like, with protein sequence MGCGSSKEKVCQNCQAPYIPVRRTYSMHVHHPPNGTGDSYHLVALKPSTLGSLKLDPSIQNRIVNVENEDQALLIQNHSVIADKALISNGPNGGKIGSEGSAKDAFAMGMTEAKTWSRTINAKIPKFIPKTPVRTPPGEPEMINAWEMMEGLEDVSPPRPVHHFRSFSFNVPRNSGLSPMQDDQPTPRVQENGTASPKPSWLHLADNDSNSNSNSNDTSMVSEFDTEVIAEIRKSLEDLPPANPFYLMSLGSKKEQSLAGKDRALDVTDDKKNEKVMNNSVPRGKHKLIVYFTSLRGVRKTYEDCCHVRVILKGLGVKVDERDVSMHSRFKDELKELLRGEFGHSVGLPRVFLGESYIGGADEIRHLNEEGKLEKMVEKCEFVDYSKGGSGNGHVCEVCGDVRFVPCETCSGSCKIYYEGDDDGEETEENEQEYGFRRCQECNENGLVLCPVCCD encoded by the coding sequence ATGGGTTGTGGTTCTTCGAAAGAAAAGGTCTGCCAGAACTGCCAGGCGCCTTATATTCCGGTGAGGAGAACGTATTCAATGCACGTTCACCATCCACCTAATGGAACAGGGGATAGCTATCATCTGGTGGCTCTTAAGCCATCCACGTTGGGTTCTTTGAAGCTTGATCCTTCGATTCAGAATCGTATTGTAAATGTGGAAAACGAGGATCAGGCTCTGTTGATACAGAATCATAGTGTTATAGCGGATAAGGCCTTGATTAGCAATGGACCAAATGGGGGCAAAATTGGCTCAGAAGGGTCAGCTAAAGATGCATTTGCGATGGGTATGACTGAGGCCAAGACTTGGTCTAGAACGATCAATGCAAAAATCCCGAAATTTATTCCTAAAACACCAGTCAGAACGCCTCCgggagagccagagatgatcaATGCTTGGGAGATGATGGAGGGTCTTGAAGATGTCAGTCCTCCTCGCCCGGTTCATCATTTTCGCAGCTTTTCGTTCAATGTCCCTCGAAATTCTGGTTTGTCTCCTATGCAGGATGATCAACCCACTCCTAGAGTGCAAGAAAATGGCACTGCATCACCTAAGCCCTCGTGGTTGCACTTGGCTGATAATGATTCTAATTCTAATTCTAATTCCAATGACACTTCTATGGTATCTGAATTCGATACTGAGGTGATTGCGGAAATCAGAAAATCTCTAGAGGATCTCCCTCCGGCCAATCCATTTTATCTCATGTCCTTGGGTAGTAAAAAAGAACAGTCCTTGGCTGGTAAGGATCGTGCTTTGGATGTAACGGATGACAAAAAGAATGAAAAGGTTATGAACAACAGCGTGCCTCGTGGTAAACACAAGCTGATTGTATATTTTACGAGCCTTAGAGGGGTGAGGAAGACGTATGAGGATTGTTGTCATGTTCGAGTGATTTTAAAGGGATTAGGAGTTAAAGTTGATGAAAGAGATGTATCAATGCATTCAAGATTCAAGGATGAGTTAAAGGAGTTGTTAAGAGGGGAGTTTGGTCACAGTGTTGGCTTGCCTAGAGTTTTTCTGGGGGAGAGTTACATTGGCGGCGCCGATGAAATACGGCATTTAAACGAGGAGGGAAAGCTCGAAAAGATGGTGGAAAAGTGCGAGTTTGTAGACTATAGTAAAGGAGGTAGTGGAAATGGTCATGTTTGTGAAGTATGTGGAGATGTTAGATTTGTTCCTTGTGAGACGTGTTCGGGGAGTTGTAAAATCTATTACGAGGGAGACGATGACGGAGAAGAAACTGAAGAAAACGAGCAGGAATACGGTTTTCGTAGATGTCAAGAGTGTAATGAAAATGGACTTGTACTGTGTCCGGTTTGTTGTGATTGA